From a single Cytophagales bacterium WSM2-2 genomic region:
- a CDS encoding MexX family efflux pump subunit, translating to MQGPPVVSVVTQKIVPASATYFDEYPATIMALNQVELRPQVNGYITEINFKEGDHVRQGQALYSIDQQQYEAAYQQALANVAVQEANLTRAQKDIDRYRELAKHDAIAKQQVDNAEANFEAAKKQVDAAKATVRSVQTNVRYTKIVAPFDGTIGISQVRLGAAVSAGQTLLNTISSDSPIAADIVIDQKEIFRFQQLLNKGEQKNDSTFSIVVSGQPYSLFGKISFIDRAVNAQTGTITVRTIFPNPTNALRAGMSGTLRVLNRSSDASVIIPFKAVTEQLGEFFVYIVKLDSNKVTQQRVSLGKQINRNIIIKEGLKDGETIVIEGVQNLREGSSIKTAEPAPSKK from the coding sequence ATGCAGGGGCCGCCCGTTGTATCGGTCGTGACTCAAAAAATTGTACCCGCCAGTGCCACTTACTTTGATGAGTACCCAGCCACAATTATGGCATTGAACCAGGTCGAACTCCGTCCGCAGGTAAACGGATACATTACTGAGATCAATTTCAAAGAAGGTGATCATGTTCGACAAGGACAGGCACTATATTCCATTGACCAACAACAATACGAAGCCGCATATCAACAAGCGCTGGCCAACGTGGCTGTACAAGAAGCCAACCTGACGCGTGCACAAAAAGACATCGATCGTTACCGGGAGTTGGCCAAACACGATGCCATCGCCAAGCAGCAGGTTGACAATGCCGAAGCCAATTTTGAAGCCGCCAAAAAACAGGTAGATGCAGCTAAGGCAACGGTCAGAAGTGTTCAGACCAATGTTCGCTATACTAAAATTGTTGCACCCTTCGATGGAACGATCGGTATTTCTCAAGTCAGGCTTGGTGCAGCCGTTTCTGCAGGTCAAACGTTGCTGAATACGATTTCATCCGACAGCCCTATCGCTGCAGACATCGTGATCGATCAAAAAGAGATTTTCCGCTTTCAGCAACTCTTAAATAAAGGGGAGCAAAAAAATGATTCTACATTTTCAATCGTAGTAAGCGGTCAGCCGTATTCCCTATTTGGAAAAATCAGTTTCATCGACCGGGCCGTTAATGCGCAAACCGGAACGATTACCGTCAGAACCATTTTTCCTAATCCAACCAATGCGTTACGTGCCGGCATGTCCGGAACTCTTCGCGTATTAAACCGAAGCTCAGACGCCTCCGTGATCATTCCATTCAAAGCAGTAACTGAACAGCTTGGTGAGTTCTTCGTTTACATCGTTAAACTCGACAGTAACAAAGTCACACAACAACGGGTATCACTCGGCAAGCAAATCAATCGCAACATCATCATTAAAGAAGGATTGAAAGACGGTGAAACCATAGTCATCGAGGGTGTTCAGAACCTGCGTGAAGGTTCATCGATCAAAACTGCTGAGCCTGCACCCTCAAAAAAATAA